The following proteins are co-located in the Thermosinus carboxydivorans Nor1 genome:
- a CDS encoding PIN/TRAM domain-containing protein: protein MLDKTLRFVITVLAAIGGLMMTDRIIPLLASVVSPEFLRVGVFGITMATMMSFLFGGLIGGAVGFLVAPLLIKHLWQFTYWVEARLNKMPVYDVLAGALGLAVGLIISNLLGSAFLPIPIIGTYVPGVLSIILGYLGINVAIRKRDELVALFASLPRMGKDRQKEKGANISQYKILDTSVIIDGRIADICKSGFIEGTLVIPGFVLEELQHIADSSDLLKRNRGRRGLDILNRIQKELGMYVQIDNRDFDDITEVDSKLVKLGQLLKAKIITNDYNLNKVAELQGVPVLNINELSNAVKPVVLPGEEMVVHVVKDGKEVGQGVAYLDDGTMIVVDGGKRHIGETIGVLVTSVLQTAAGRMIFAKPKAL from the coding sequence TTGCTTGATAAAACGCTCCGTTTTGTAATCACCGTACTGGCGGCCATTGGCGGTCTGATGATGACCGACCGGATCATACCACTCCTGGCATCTGTGGTTAGTCCCGAATTTCTGCGCGTCGGTGTGTTTGGTATTACCATGGCTACCATGATGTCTTTCCTGTTCGGTGGGCTGATTGGCGGTGCGGTTGGTTTTTTGGTGGCGCCGCTATTGATTAAACATTTGTGGCAATTTACTTACTGGGTAGAAGCCAGGCTTAATAAAATGCCCGTCTATGACGTACTGGCAGGCGCGTTAGGTCTCGCTGTTGGACTTATAATTTCTAATCTTTTGGGTTCCGCCTTTCTCCCGATTCCGATTATTGGCACCTACGTTCCCGGGGTGCTTAGCATTATTCTGGGTTATCTTGGCATAAATGTGGCGATTCGCAAACGCGATGAACTGGTTGCCCTGTTTGCCTCCCTGCCGCGCATGGGCAAAGATCGGCAGAAGGAAAAGGGCGCCAACATTTCCCAGTATAAGATTCTCGATACCAGTGTTATTATTGACGGCCGCATTGCCGATATCTGCAAAAGCGGTTTTATTGAAGGTACGCTGGTTATTCCCGGCTTTGTGCTGGAAGAGTTGCAGCACATTGCCGATTCTTCCGATCTGCTTAAGCGTAATCGCGGCCGTCGTGGTCTTGATATTCTCAACCGTATTCAGAAAGAACTTGGCATGTATGTTCAGATCGACAACCGCGACTTTGACGATATTACCGAGGTGGACTCCAAACTGGTAAAACTGGGTCAGCTTCTTAAGGCCAAGATCATCACCAATGATTACAACCTTAACAAGGTCGCCGAACTCCAGGGCGTACCTGTCCTCAACATCAACGAACTGTCCAACGCCGTGAAACCGGTGGTCCTTCCCGGCGAGGAGATGGTCGTTCATGTGGTCAAAGACGGCAAGGAAGTCGGTCAAGGCGTTGCCTATTTGGACGACGGAACCATGATCGTTGTTGATGGCGGTAAGCGCCATATTGGTGAAACCATCGGCGTTTTGGTAACTTCGGTGTTGCAGACTGCCGCCGGCCGGATGATTTTTGCTAAACCAAAGGCGTTATAA